In Candidatus Omnitrophota bacterium, a single genomic region encodes these proteins:
- a CDS encoding nucleotidyltransferase domain-containing protein produces MKVLEKEIHKILDILKTKYKPQKVILFGSAVRGEFEEGSDLDFFIIKQTKLPRHRRPLEIYKFLNDQNLPIDFIIYTPEEFKERLSLGDFFIKRILKEGEVLYEK; encoded by the coding sequence ATGAAAGTTTTAGAGAAAGAAATTCATAAAATCTTAGATATCTTAAAAACAAAATATAAGCCTCAGAAAGTAATTCTCTTTGGCTCAGCAGTAAGGGGTGAATTTGAAGAGGGGAGTGACCTGGATTTCTTCATTATAAAACAGACAAAATTACCACGCCATCGCCGCCCACTTGAAATTTATAAATTTTTGAATGACCAAAACCTCCCGATAGATTTCATTATTTATACACCAGAGGAATTTAAAGAGAGACTTTCTTTAGGTGATTTTTTCATCAAACGCATTCTAAAAGAAGGGGAAGTGCTATATGAAAAATAA